The proteins below come from a single Candidatus Eisenbacteria bacterium genomic window:
- a CDS encoding glycosyltransferase — protein MDHVGGVHTFREKYRFLASDPGIDLTVFVPEKWIENGRLVRARSKDEGYAIRTGKAGFRGYENRGFFYTGLARALSEVRPHIFHLNEEPYSVIALQCVLLARIFCPRAPILFYTFDNLHPGFHYPYRPSWFYGLVQRYVHRRASVGMVGCSDALTILRSRGFTKPVRFVPLAVDPESYRTMDVHDLRNDLDLRDFVIGFVGRLIPMKGISVLLDALGSLPFPWSLFILGDGEERTRIEEYARDSGNADRVRIVPMVSHADVPRFLNLLDTLVLPSRTTNCSKEQFGRVLIEAMACGVPVVGSDSGSIPEVIGEGGRVVPEGDPTELAAVLCELRDNAEERKNLGRAGRERVLKHFTWQRVAEIYKSIYRDLLEGTVPSEEDPPWSTCSSHSRRS, from the coding sequence GTGGATCACGTGGGGGGCGTACACACCTTCCGAGAAAAATACCGTTTTTTGGCTTCCGATCCTGGTATAGATCTGACGGTATTTGTTCCCGAGAAGTGGATAGAAAACGGCCGTCTCGTTCGGGCTAGATCCAAGGACGAAGGGTACGCGATACGAACGGGAAAGGCGGGCTTTCGCGGTTATGAAAACAGGGGCTTCTTCTATACGGGTTTGGCACGGGCATTATCGGAAGTACGACCCCATATCTTTCACCTCAATGAGGAACCCTATAGTGTCATCGCTCTCCAGTGCGTCCTTCTGGCGCGTATCTTCTGCCCCCGTGCCCCGATCCTCTTCTACACTTTCGACAACTTACACCCAGGTTTCCATTACCCTTACCGGCCGTCTTGGTTCTATGGTTTAGTCCAACGGTATGTCCACCGGCGGGCGTCGGTGGGAATGGTGGGATGCTCGGACGCGCTCACGATTCTTCGTTCCCGGGGCTTCACCAAACCGGTGCGATTCGTTCCCCTGGCCGTTGATCCCGAGAGTTACCGGACAATGGATGTTCATGATTTGCGAAACGACCTGGATCTTCGTGATTTCGTGATCGGTTTTGTGGGCCGATTGATCCCCATGAAGGGGATTTCTGTCCTGCTCGACGCCCTTGGAAGTCTCCCGTTCCCCTGGTCCCTCTTTATTCTCGGCGATGGTGAAGAGAGGACGAGGATCGAGGAGTACGCTCGCGATTCGGGCAACGCCGATCGGGTCCGAATCGTTCCCATGGTGTCACATGCCGATGTTCCCCGATTTCTCAATCTCCTGGACACGCTTGTGCTCCCCTCGCGGACCACGAATTGCTCAAAAGAACAGTTTGGCCGCGTGTTGATCGAAGCGATGGCCTGCGGTGTTCCAGTGGTCGGTTCGGACAGCGGCTCCATTCCGGAAGTCATAGGAGAAGGAGGAAGGGTGGTCCCCGAGGGAGATCCTACGGAGCTGGCCGCAGTTCTATGTGAGCTTCGCGATAACGCCGAAGAGAGAAAAAACCTTGGCCGGGCCGGACGCGAGCGGGTTCTAAAACATTTCACTTGGCAACGAGTGGCTGAGATTTACAAATCAATTTACCGTGATCTCCTGGAAGGCACGGTTCCCTCCGAAGAGGATCCCCCATGGAGTACTTGTTCCTCGCACTCTCGACGTTCATAA